The Alkalibaculum bacchi genomic sequence CAATACTCGGCTTGTCTCTTTCGAGTCAGCTTTTATAGCTTACTTTATTTTGTTTCTTTTGTCAACTACTTTTTATTTTTTACTTAATTTTTGTGTTATTGTTACAATTTCTTGTGACTTTATTTATTATAAAAACATTTTTGCGTTTTGTCAACCACTTTTTATCTTTTTCCATCTTGATTTTAAAATATTAGATACTGTGGCTTGTTTCGACTTTTCCTATTATAGAGACTATCCTTGTTTTTGTCAATAGTTTTTTAAAAAAAGATAAAAGCTTAATCAAGTAGATTATGCCCTTATCTTCTCTACTTGCACATAAAGCACACTGTTACTCGAGATCTTACTTTATATCAGATGTTGATTCACGCTCAATTAGTTTATGTGGAACGTATAAACTTTTTACCTCATCTTTGTGACCGTCAAGCATTTTTATTAACATTCTTGCGCATAGTGCTCCTATATCGTACATTGGTTGAGCAATAGTAGTAATAGATGGGGTTAACCATTCAGAAACTGTAAAATTATTAAAACCTGCAACGCTCATATCTTGAGGCACTTTCAATCCTTTTTCTTCTAATTTGCGAATAGCTCCTAGAGCCATCTCATCATTAAGGGCAAAAACTGCTGTCGGTAAATCCTCTAATTTCAGCAATTCTTCCATTAAATCGAATCCCCCCTTAATAGAGTATTTACCATCAAAAACATACTCTTTTCTATAAGCGATACCCTGTGATTCTAATGCTCTTTTATACCCCTTTTTCCTCTCTATTCCAACAAAAGATGTTTCATCTTCATCATCAAAAAAGGCAATCCTTTTATGTCCATTTTCAATAAGGTGCATTGTCAAATCATAACTTGCTTGCTCATTATCTATGGAAACACTAGGGATTCGATCCTCGCTATCTGTTAATGCTCCAAGCACAACAGGGATTTTACTGATAGCTATTTGATTGATCAATTCATCCTTCAATGACTTGCCAATAAATAAAATTCCATCACATTGCTTTTCAATAAATACATTAAAATACTTTAATTCTTTTTGGGCATCCGAATCTGTATTACATAAAATAATATTATAATCATATATATTACATACATCTTCAACACCTCTTACAACATTAGTGTAAAAGGCCTGAGATATATCAGGTATCATAATTCCTAAAGTATTTGTCTTTTGCATTTTAAGACTTCTTGCAATGGCATTAGGTTTATACCCTGTTTTTTCAATAGCATCTAGTACTCTTTTTTTTGTTTCTTCATTAACCAATGGTATATTATTTAGTACTCTTGATACAGTAGCTACAGATACATTTGCCTCTCTTGCTACATCTTTAATTTTTACACTCATTAAAATCCTCCTCTTAATTAAGTATATATCGTACAAATTACTGATTTGCTATATACTGTCGATACAATCTTATTTACTACTTTATCAATAAAGAAAACGATATTATCAAATATGATATTTATTAAATCGTCTGCATTATCCCTAACTGTAATTTGATCTGCTTCATCTAGAGTAATATCTTCATCAGATAAAATTGATGTTGATTCTATGTCTAAGTTTGTTACTTTAGGACTATTGAAATCTACCTCTAATGGATGAGATGATATAATTCCACCAGCTAAATTAATGCCGTAGACTTTAAATACTTTAGGGCTATTTACAAAGCGATCCGTGTAAAACATTGTAGCTTCACCATCATTTATTCGAATACTTCCGATTACAGCTTCTAAAGGTTCTCCCTTTTTTACTGTTTTTATAGGGATAATCTCATTACCCTCTAAATCTGTGGCTATTAATGTATAATAATCCACTTCTCTGCCATTTTCATCTGCACTTTTACTCCATTGTAATGTATGGCGAATTTTGTCATATCCTAAATTTTCAGCATCTACTAAGGCTAGATTTGGTCTTGAAACAATCTTATGGGCAACTTCAACACCAGATGCTCTTTCCCAATATTCAATTAATTTAGGCAATTCAAGAGCAAGAGGAATTTGCCTGTTTTCTTGGGGGTTTATATTATATATAGAATAATTATAACTACTACTTTTATTTATAGTACCAGAGTAATATCTACCCATAATATCTTCAAAATAGTATATACGTTTTGCCGTTGGCGAACCATAAAATTGGACATAATCCTCAGCTACAATTTCAGTGATACTCCATTCATGGCCATTGACATAGCTTTCCGTTACCTTTTGGAACTCTTCTAGATTTCTAGCTCTGTATAATTCTGTGTCTTTCCATTGTTCAAAGGTTTTATTCTCATATTTTATCAGATAGTATAAAGTGAAGTGATGACCGTATTCATGGGATAGCGTCTTTGCAAAGTCCTCTACTTTATCTTTATCTTTTAGATTGTACAAATCTATGAAGTTGTTTTTACTAAGAACTACTTTTTCTTTACCTAATAGCTGCACCTTCTTGTAAGAAGCATTGTATAATCCTTCTTCCTTTCCACCACTCGGATTACCACTGTATAGATTAATGGTTTTTAAGTAGGCTAATTCTTCGCCATGAGTATTTTTTACTAATTCTTCGTAAACTTCTACTAATCTATTTTCTGTCCAATTATCTGTATAACTTTTTATTGTAATTCCTGTGTCTGATGTGTATTCACACTGTAATACTTCTTTCCCTTGAGTAATACTCGGAAAAAAAAACAATATAAAAAGAGCCATTAGTATTGGTTTATATTTCATTTCTTTTCCTATTTATCTTATCATTTGACATAATCTTATAACTTAGTAGTATATTTATTTTCACAGCACGACTTTCATATTTCATAGTATCTTTCATAATTTTATCCTCCTGCTGCTATTTTATATTATGGATATATTTACAAGCAATACAACTACCCTTATTATACTATATTAATGCTATTTTTATTGAAGATTTTATGATTTAATATTCGAATCAGCAGATTAGCTCGCAGAAATAAGGATATTTTCGTGCTCGCACGAAAAACAAGAAAGGGCCTGCAACGCATTAGTCGTTAGTCACGAGCGTTAGGATATTCCTTTTGGGTCAAGATCCTTCGCTTGCGCTCAGGATGATGGGCAGGAGTTAAGGACAAAAGCAGGACTTTCCTATTACAAAATGAAAACACAGGCTCCAAAAAGAACCTGTGCATCTACTTTACTACGGTATACTGATCCCCATAATTTACTTCATCAAACACAAAAGAATCTCTTATACCTGATGTGAGATATATTTTATGATCTTTTGTAACAAAAATTCCTTCTACATCATCAATGCTTTCGATTAACTTCATACCGTCTTTTAGACCTAAAACAAAGGTGCTCGTAGAAAGACCATCTCCGTCTACAGAAAGTTTTGATAATATGGTTACTTGCCTTATTTCATTATCCGCAGGGTATCCTGTCGCTGGATTAAGAATATGATGGTATCTCTTTCCTTCCACTTCAAAGTATCTTTCATAATCGCCAGATGATACTACAGATAAATCTCTATCGTCAATTACACCAAGATATGCGCCTCTATCTGAATTAGGATCTTGTACACCTATTTTAAAGCCCGAATTGTCTGGCTTGCCTCCAACCAGTAGAACATTACCACCTAGATTGATAATCGCATTTTTTACATCGTTTTCTACTAGTATTTCTTTTACCTCATCAGCAATATATCCTTTAGCAATAGCGCCTAAGTTCGCTATCATGCCTTTATCTTTCAAGAAAATAGTGTTATTTTCTTCGTCAATAATCATATTATTATAATTGACTTTAGATAATGTGGTTTGTAATTCTTCCTCTGTTGGTACGTAACCATTTGGAGGATTAATTGCCCACAAATCTACTAATGGTCCTGTTGTGACATCAAAGAGGCCATTTGTATACTCAGAATACTTTAAGCTTGCTTTCATGACTTCCATCGTTTCCTTAGAAACTTCAACAGGCTTGATCCCTGCATTTTCCTTTACTTTCCATAAGTCACTACCTTCAATGTGTATACTTAGTATTTCCTCTAAAGCCCCTATTCTTTCCATAGCTTTATCAATAACTTCTGCGCTTTTATTGTTGGGATTGTATATTTTTATATCTACAACCGTGTCTAAGTAGAAATCTGTTTTTGACACATACTCCTGTTGTACATCTTGATTACTTTTGTTATCTGTGCATCCAGCAATAGTGAACAGCGTGGTGATAATTGCTAAAATACAAAATAGTTTTTTCAATAAGTACACCACTTTCTCTTTCAAAATAAGGCTTTAGTAGCGAGGGGTCCCTACTAAAGCCTTAATATTTTATAACATTAGATTTTTGCTGTCAAATATTATTTATTTGTTGCAGATTTGAATAACTCTTCATATTCATTTACATGAATAGAAACCCCTGTAATTGCATCCGTGTGACCCTTGTCATCAGTATAGTTTACTTCAAACCCTTGGTTTTCAATTACGAATGCATCCACCTTTTCAGCATTTCCTTTCCAGTCCATACCATAATCCATACCTAGTTCAACCTTACCTAATGGTGCAGTTTCATCTGGGTTGCCATCTTTATCTGCTTTGTAGAACTTAGCAGTATCGTCGCTGAATTCTCCAGCAAAAATAGCATTTAAATTAGAATCCATAATTGTTCCATTTACGATAATTAGGTCTAATCTGTATTCCCATGCATTAGTAGGATCAAATTCTGGATCAGCTTTGTCAACTGGAATCGTTGCAGTTGCTACGTAATCTTCAGGAGTTGTATATGTACCTTCAGCAACTGGACCTGCTTCTAAAGCTTTCTTTGCTAAATCAAAAAACTCTACTACGTGAATTGATACAGTAGAGCCTGCATCTGTCTTAAGTGCATCAGTGTGTCCTTCATCATCTGTGTAAGTGATCTTAGAAGGATCTTGGTTTTCAATTAACCATTTTTCAGCTGCAGCTGCTTGATCATGCCAAGCACCAGCTTTTGCTACTGCTTCCATTCCGTATTCGCCTTTTTCAGAAAGTGTTCTCTTATTGCCTACAGGTTGAACATTTGTTCCACCCCAATCAGCATCAGTGATTTTTCCACCTTCAACTTTTAAAACAACAAAATATTTGTAGCCACTTCCTTCTGCAAAAGAATCCTCTTCAGCAAAGTAGACACCATCTTGTAGAGTAGCATCTGCTTCAGAACCTTTTTCCTCTGGTGCTGTAGGAGCTTGTGAAGCTTTTTCCTCAGTAGTACAACCAACTACAAAAGAGCCTACTAGAAATACTGATAACAGTAATACTAATAGTTTTTTCATTGTGTTTCCCCCTTATTGAATTATATTTATCGACAATGTTATTTTAACATCACTATTAGGGTTGGTCAATATATTTGAACTCATTTCCGCATATTTTTTTTACCCAACTTTAACCATGTAACAAAAGTGTAACAGTAAACGAAATCATGCAAATATTTTACAATAATATACCTTGACAAAGATATTCATTAAGATTAAACTAACATTTAAATAGTTGAATATAAACAATGCAATGAAGAGGAATAGTAAGATTTCTAAAGCTTTAAGAGAGCTGTTGTGTGGTGCAAAACAGTAGCCTAAGCAATCCGAACTCACCTCCAAGTATCGAGCTGAACAAACAGTAGGCGAGACGGTTTCCAACCGATACATTGGAAAGATATGAATATTAAACTCATATCTACAGAGTGCATACAATACCCGTATGAATCAGAGTGGTACCACGTGAGAATATAATCTCTCGTCTCTAGTAATTTAGAGACGAGAGATTTTTTTTGCGCGAACTCAACGAGAAAGTGCCTTTGGCACTTTAGTCACTAGCGTGTGGGTATTACTTTGGGGTCAAGATCCTTCGCTTACGCTCAGGATGACTGCCGGGAGCTAAGGTCTTTACCTCACGTAAAGGCCAATATGCTTTTTTCAGCTTTCTGCTTTCAGCATTTAGCTTTTAGGTTTTTCCCATCCAGCGAACCAACGGACCAACAAATAAATAAATGAAAGAGAGGAATTAGAATGAAAAATTACGGCAAATACAGTAAATCCTATTTTATGCCACCTGTACCGAGTACAAATTGGGTACATAAAAGCCATATAGAGGATGCTCCCTTATGGTGTAGTGTTGATTTAAGAGATGGAAATCAAGCCTTAGTAATTCCAATGGATTTAGATAAAAAGGTAGAATTTTTTACTTATTTAGTTCATCTAGGTTTCAAAGAAATCGAAGTTGGCTTTCCAGCAGCTTCGGAAACGGAGTATAATTTTTTAAGACGACTAATTGAAGATGATCTAATTCCTGATGATGTAACTATTCAAGTGTTGACTCAATCAAGAGAACATATCATCAAAAAAACCTTTGAAGCTTTGAAGGGTGTAAAGAATGCTATCGTCCACTTATACAATTCTACCTCACTTGCTCAAAGAGAACAGGTATTTAAGAAATCTCAAGATGAGATCATTGAGTTAGGTGTTTTAGGAGCTAAGTTGCTAAAAGAGTATGCCGAGAAGGAAGAAGGAAATTTCCGGTTTGAATATTCACCTGAAAGCTTCACCGGAACCGAGATGGAGTTTGCTCTTAAAATATGTAATGCAATTTTAGATATATGGCAGCCTAGTAAAGATAATAAAGTCATTATCAACCTTCCTTCGACAGTTCAAGTTTCCATGCCTCACGTATATGCTAGCCAAATTGAATACATGTCCGAAAACTTAAAATATAGAGATCATGTTATTATTTCTATACATCCACACAATGATAGAGGTTGTGCTATTGCAGAAGCAGAAATGGGCTTACTTGCTGGCGCACAAAGAGTTGAAGGTACCTTGTTTGGAAATGGCGAACGAACAGGAAATGTAGACTTAGTCACAGTTGCTCTAAATTTGTTCTCCCATGGAATAGATCCAAAGCTAAATTTTGAGAATATTCCTGATGTGGTTCACTTTTACGAACGAATTACAGGCATGTTTGTGCCACCAAGACAGCCATACAGTGGTGAATTGGTATTTGCCGCATTTTCAGGTTCACATCAAGATGCTATTGCCAAAGGAATGCAATATAGAGGAGATCATCAAATTACAGGGTGGAGCGTACCTTATTTACCTATTGACCCGCAAGATATCGGCAGAGAGTATGGAAGCGATGTTATCCGAATTAACAGCCAATCTGGAAAAGGCGGCATAGGCTTTATTTTAAATGAAAATTATGGCTTTGATTTACCACCAAAAATGCGTGAAGATATAGGCTATACTGTCAAAAATGCTTCTGATCACCTAAACAAGGAATTAAAGCCTAATGAAGTTTATGAAATATTTAAAAAAGACTATGTGAATGTAGAGGATAAAATAAGATTGATAGATTATCACTTTAAACGCAATGGAGAATTTGCAGTTGAACTTATCTTAAATGTAGATGGCGAGGAAAAAAGCTTTTTGGGACGTGGAAATGGTCGATTAGATTCTGTTGCTAACGCGATTAAGGAAAATCTAAATATCTCTTATACTATTCAGACCTATACAGAGCACGCCTTAGAAAGAGGATCCAACTCCTTAGCTGCTGCCTATGTAGGTATAACCATAGAAGATAAGATTATCTGGGGTGCTGGAGTAGACACAGATATTATCTTTGCATCCATCAAAGCATTAGTAAGTGCTTTAAATAGAAAATTTAAAGAGAAGTAAAAAATGGAGCTGTCGTATTTGACAGCTCCATTTTTTTACTTCTCGGTTGGTTCGTTGGTAAGCTGGACGGGAAAAACTTAAAAGCTGAAAAATCAAGCCACCAGCAATCAGCTACCAAAACTTATGCGTTTGTTTGGGGTCCTTTAGTGCCGAAGGCACATTATTTTTTTCCTCTTTCAACATTCAGCTTTCCGCTAACTTTCCAAAATTCACTCAAATTCTCATCTAGTTCCCCAACGGACTTAACAAGCCTTGCCTTTGACCAGTGCTTCGGAAATAAGTTTTTATAGCTGTATTGAGCAAAGCGAGTATCTATTAGAAGAATAACACCTCGATCTTTTTCACTACGTATTACCCTACCCACACCTTGCATTACTTTATTAAATCCTGGATACATATAAGCATACAAAAAACCCTTACCATTGATTTCGTCGTAGTATTCTTTTAACAGGTTTCGCTCTTCACCTATTTTAGGTAAGCCCACACTGACTACCACTACGCCAATCAATCGGTCTCCTCGAAGGTCGATACTTTCAGAAAAAAGCCCCCCTAAAACAGCAAAGGCGACAATGTTTTCGCCTAAGTCAAATTGATCTATGTATTCTTTTCTTTCCAACTCTGTCATAGATTTAGATTGTTTTGCTGTTTTTACTTCTGGGTGGTTTTGTACAAATATATCGTATACTTTTTCCATATATTCATAAGAAGGAAAGAAAATCATATAATTACCTTCTTTTGCTTTCATAGTATGGTAAATATATTGACAAATATCTTCGTAACTATTTTGTCTATTTTTATAGGTGGTACTTATTTGATTACATATCATCATGCACCCATTCTCTTCTGGAAATGGCGATTCTAAAATCATATGATAATCTTCATTGATGTGCCCACCTAATAATTCAATAAAGTAACTCATAGGCAATAATGTTGCAGAGAAAAATACGGAAGATACTCCTTTTTCTACGCTTTGTTTAATATACGAAGAACTATCGAGGCACACTAATTTTACGATAATCTCATCTTTATTTTTAACTTTTATAACTTTATAATTTTCTCCGTAGTACTCGCCTATGCGAATAAAATTATTTACCTCAAAATAGTACTGCAAAAGCTCATCATAAAAGGATGCTTCGCTATTGTGCTGAGCTAACCATTTGTCTCCCTTATATATAAATTCGTTGACACCAGCCATAAGATCTTCCGGTAGTTTTTCTTTATCAAATTCCTCGTCTTTCCGTATGGAAATAAAAGCCTTATTGATTTTGCCCAAAGTCTTGTATAAAGGATGTTCTTTTCCAATGAGTTTTTGAAGGCTTAGGGTTTGTTTTTTCCCAAGTTCAGCTGAGTACATATCTCGAGACCGATCTACTAGATTGTGGGCTTCGTCGATTAAAAACACGTACTTTCCCTTTTCTTCTGTAAATCGCTTTAGTGAAACTCTAGGATCAAAAATATAATTGTAATCACAAAGAACGAAATCGCTCCATAAAGTCAAATCCAAAGAAAATTCAAAGGGACAGACTGTGTGCTTTTGAGCATATTGACTAATAAGCTCTTTGGTATACGTATTTTCATTATTAAAAATATCTTCTATAGCTTCATTCAAACGGTCAAAATGCCCTTTAGCATACTCACAATATTCTGGATTACACTTTGTTTGTTCTTTAAAACATATTTTTTCTTTTGCCGTAAGGGATGTGTATTTTACTTTTAACTGTTTTTCTATCAAAGAATAAAGGGTAGACTCAACAATCTCTCTCTGAGTATTTTTAGATGTAAGATAAAAAATCTTCTCTACATTGCCTTCTGTCATAGACATAATAGATGGAAAAAGAGTAGATACGGTCTTTCCAATTCCAGTAGGTCCATTTACAAAAATTTTCTTTTGTTCTTGTATGGTCTTGTAAATAGAAATAATCAATTTTCTTTGCCCCACCCTATAGCTGTCATGAGGAAAAGATAAGGTGCTAATGCTCTCATCTCGGAGTTCTCGCCATTGATAAATCATAATTGCCCACTTAATATAATTCTTGATTAAATTCTCGTAAACATATTCTTTTAACTCATCATGAACGAAATCTCTCATAATTCTTTTTATTTCCTTAGATTCTAATTGGTAATAGGTTAATTGAACACTAATCTCTTCTAAATTGTTTTCTAAAGAATATAAAAATGCATAGACCATCCCCTGAGCCCAGTGGACCTGACTAAAATCCTCATCAATCTCATCTAAAGGAGCTCGAGTGCTCTTAATCTCATCTATGATAATTTGCCCTTCATCAAAGATAATGCCATCAATTCTACCTTGTAAGGTTATATTCATACCTTCATATTCAATTGTTCTAGATATGCTCACTTCTGAAAGATCACCTTCTTTGTATTTCTTTTGAATGCGTTGATGAGCTTTCGTTCCTTGAGCACCTCTTTGTCTTCCTGTATAACGAAAATCAATATCACCTTTTCTCAAAGTAAACTCTACTAATTCTCTAACAGGTATGGTCATTTCTTTCATATTTGTACTACGACTCCATTTTAGATACTCGCTTTAAAGCAGTCTTATAACCGTTCCCATGCTTTAGACATCTACTAACTCTACTTACGGTTGTAGAGCTAGCTCCAGTCAAATCTTGAACTTCATTAAAGGTTTTTCCCTTATTTAGTAAATCTGCTATTTCTATTCTGTGAGACATGTCCTCAATTTCATTAATCGTACACAAATCCTCTAAAAAGACCAGACACTCTTCTTGTGTTTCTAAGGTTAAAAAACTCTTAAGAAGCAACTCTACTTTCTTTTTGTCCACCTAAAGTCCTCCTATTTCTTACTTATCGCAAATCTTCTAGTTCTTTCATCCAAATGGCATTTGATGCATCACTAGGCATCCTCCAATCCCCTCTTGGAGATAGACTAACAGTACCTACTTT encodes the following:
- a CDS encoding 2-isopropylmalate synthase, which gives rise to MKNYGKYSKSYFMPPVPSTNWVHKSHIEDAPLWCSVDLRDGNQALVIPMDLDKKVEFFTYLVHLGFKEIEVGFPAASETEYNFLRRLIEDDLIPDDVTIQVLTQSREHIIKKTFEALKGVKNAIVHLYNSTSLAQREQVFKKSQDEIIELGVLGAKLLKEYAEKEEGNFRFEYSPESFTGTEMEFALKICNAILDIWQPSKDNKVIINLPSTVQVSMPHVYASQIEYMSENLKYRDHVIISIHPHNDRGCAIAEAEMGLLAGAQRVEGTLFGNGERTGNVDLVTVALNLFSHGIDPKLNFENIPDVVHFYERITGMFVPPRQPYSGELVFAAFSGSHQDAIAKGMQYRGDHQITGWSVPYLPIDPQDIGREYGSDVIRINSQSGKGGIGFILNENYGFDLPPKMREDIGYTVKNASDHLNKELKPNEVYEIFKKDYVNVEDKIRLIDYHFKRNGEFAVELILNVDGEEKSFLGRGNGRLDSVANAIKENLNISYTIQTYTEHALERGSNSLAAAYVGITIEDKIIWGAGVDTDIIFASIKALVSALNRKFKEK
- a CDS encoding YerC/YecD family TrpR-related protein is translated as MDKKKVELLLKSFLTLETQEECLVFLEDLCTINEIEDMSHRIEIADLLNKGKTFNEVQDLTGASSTTVSRVSRCLKHGNGYKTALKRVSKMES
- a CDS encoding LacI family DNA-binding transcriptional regulator, whose amino-acid sequence is MSVKIKDVAREANVSVATVSRVLNNIPLVNEETKKRVLDAIEKTGYKPNAIARSLKMQKTNTLGIMIPDISQAFYTNVVRGVEDVCNIYDYNIILCNTDSDAQKELKYFNVFIEKQCDGILFIGKSLKDELINQIAISKIPVVLGALTDSEDRIPSVSIDNEQASYDLTMHLIENGHKRIAFFDDEDETSFVGIERKKGYKRALESQGIAYRKEYVFDGKYSIKGGFDLMEELLKLEDLPTAVFALNDEMALGAIRKLEEKGLKVPQDMSVAGFNNFTVSEWLTPSITTIAQPMYDIGALCARMLIKMLDGHKDEVKSLYVPHKLIERESTSDIK
- a CDS encoding helicase C-terminal domain-containing protein encodes the protein MKEMTIPVRELVEFTLRKGDIDFRYTGRQRGAQGTKAHQRIQKKYKEGDLSEVSISRTIEYEGMNITLQGRIDGIIFDEGQIIIDEIKSTRAPLDEIDEDFSQVHWAQGMVYAFLYSLENNLEEISVQLTYYQLESKEIKRIMRDFVHDELKEYVYENLIKNYIKWAIMIYQWRELRDESISTLSFPHDSYRVGQRKLIISIYKTIQEQKKIFVNGPTGIGKTVSTLFPSIMSMTEGNVEKIFYLTSKNTQREIVESTLYSLIEKQLKVKYTSLTAKEKICFKEQTKCNPEYCEYAKGHFDRLNEAIEDIFNNENTYTKELISQYAQKHTVCPFEFSLDLTLWSDFVLCDYNYIFDPRVSLKRFTEEKGKYVFLIDEAHNLVDRSRDMYSAELGKKQTLSLQKLIGKEHPLYKTLGKINKAFISIRKDEEFDKEKLPEDLMAGVNEFIYKGDKWLAQHNSEASFYDELLQYYFEVNNFIRIGEYYGENYKVIKVKNKDEIIVKLVCLDSSSYIKQSVEKGVSSVFFSATLLPMSYFIELLGGHINEDYHMILESPFPEENGCMMICNQISTTYKNRQNSYEDICQYIYHTMKAKEGNYMIFFPSYEYMEKVYDIFVQNHPEVKTAKQSKSMTELERKEYIDQFDLGENIVAFAVLGGLFSESIDLRGDRLIGVVVVSVGLPKIGEERNLLKEYYDEINGKGFLYAYMYPGFNKVMQGVGRVIRSEKDRGVILLIDTRFAQYSYKNLFPKHWSKARLVKSVGELDENLSEFWKVSGKLNVERGKK
- a CDS encoding FAD:protein FMN transferase produces the protein MKKLFCILAIITTLFTIAGCTDNKSNQDVQQEYVSKTDFYLDTVVDIKIYNPNNKSAEVIDKAMERIGALEEILSIHIEGSDLWKVKENAGIKPVEVSKETMEVMKASLKYSEYTNGLFDVTTGPLVDLWAINPPNGYVPTEEELQTTLSKVNYNNMIIDEENNTIFLKDKGMIANLGAIAKGYIADEVKEILVENDVKNAIINLGGNVLLVGGKPDNSGFKIGVQDPNSDRGAYLGVIDDRDLSVVSSGDYERYFEVEGKRYHHILNPATGYPADNEIRQVTILSKLSVDGDGLSTSTFVLGLKDGMKLIESIDDVEGIFVTKDHKIYLTSGIRDSFVFDEVNYGDQYTVVK